TGTTTGGAGACGATGGTTTTTTAGGCATCAGCCGCTCGCGTTTCTATATGTGTATGGGATTTACCAAACCTGAAATGTCACTTCGAAACGTATCCTTAATGTAGCAACGCCACACCCAGCCAATATGAAAAATTCCTGAAAAACACATAAATAAAAAAGCCACCCATGGGGCAGCCTTTCGTTGCCATAACGTCGGCTCAAAATCCATAACTCAGGCACTCAAGCAGGTAAGGAGGGCTTTCTGCCAGAAATAGAACTTTGCCTCATCATGAATTCGGAGGCGACAGAGATAGGGTTTGAAATCAAACACCCATCCCTATGCGAAATTGTCACATGTAGATAGCTCTAAGCCTTCATAGCCTGGAGTTTTTCCAGCAGGACCTGGCGCACAACTGCCGGGTCACCTTTGCCCTTGAGCGCGCCCATCGTGCGACCAAACAGCGCGTTAATGACTTTCTCGTTGCCATCCAGATATTTGGCGACCATATCGGCGTTGCCATCAATCGCTTCCTGGACTTTATCCGCAATCAGGGTTGGGTCGCTGATCTGGGCGAGGCCCTTCTCCTGCACGATGGTATTTGCATCCTGGCCGGATTCTAGCATGAGGGGCAGCACATCTTTGCGCGCTGTAGCCGCATTGATAATCCCATCATCAACTACTTTGATGAGGCCCGCAAAATGACTCGCCGTGAGGGGCGTCTCGTTGATGTTGTCACGGTCGACATTGGCTTCGTTCAACACCCGGAATAAGTCGCCCGTCATCCAGTTTGCAGCAGCTTTGGCATCCGCCCCGGCAGCGACAACATCATCAAAGTATTTTGCAACCGACTGTTCCAACGTCAGCACATGGGCATCATAGGGCGTAATACCCAGTTCTTCAATGTAACGCGCACGTTTGGCGTCTGGCAGCTCCGGCAGGGTCGCACGGATACGCGCTACCCATTCACGGCTGACCTCCACAATCGGCAGGTCTGGCTCCGGGAAGTAGCGATATTCATCAGGACGTTCTTTATAGCGCTGGATGATGATCTTGCCCGCGTTTTCATCCCAACCGAGGGTAGCCTGCTTAACGCCTTCCCCGCTCTCCCAGAGCTTGATCTGACGTTTGACTTCCTTGTCGATGGCGCGCACCATGCTGCGAATGCTGTTGAGATTCTTGATTTCCGTACGCGTGCGGAATTCTGTGTCATCTTTGTGCATGACGCTGACATTCGCCTCGAAGCGCAGCACACCTTTGCTCATATCACCATGATTGACGCCCAGATACTGCAAAATAGCCCGCAGTTTACGCGCATAGGCTTCTGCCTCCGCGCTGCTGCGAATATCCGGCTCGCTGACGATTTCCAGCAAGGGCACGCCGGCACGGTTGTAATCCACGAGGCTGCCGCCGCTGATGTGGGTCAGCTTGCCAGTATCTTCTTCCATATGTGCGCGGGTAACGCCAATGCGCTTGGTAGTGCCATCTTCCAGTTCAATATCCAGGTAGCCATTCGTAGCCAGCGGGTGCTCATACTGGCTGATCTGGTAGCCCTTAGGCAGATCAGGATAGAAATAGTTCTTACGCGCGAATTGGTTAAAAGCCGGGATCTCACAATTCAGGGCGAGGCCAACCATCATGCCCATATCCATTGCCTTCATGTTGATGACAGGCAAGGTACCGGGCATCCCCAGCGAAAGGGGATCAACGGCGGTATTGGGCGGGGCGGTGACGCTATCGACCACCGGGCAGGCGCTGAACATTTTGGTTTCGGTAAGCATCTCGGCGTGGACTTCCAGACCGACGATGGTCATCCATTCGCTCATGGGTGTGTCCTGTGTGGTGTAAAGTGGCTGTTCATCAGGCGATTATAACACAACAGCAAGTCGTCAGTCGCCCGTTCCTGCATTTTCATCTGGCTGATGAGGAGCGACTTTTCGTGATAGCTTTCTAAAGAATCTGTCCCTGGCGCTTGCGTTAGACCAAATGTTCGCATATGCTCAATAAATAGGTAGAAAAATAGGCAACATTTCCACGTCGTTTGGCCGCATACAGGGGAGCACATCACACAATGAATGCAGATGCTTTTCGCCATTTTTACAACTATCACTTTGGTATGAACCGCTATATCTGGAATACGTTCATCATGCCGCTGCCACAGGAACAATATGTCCAGGAAGTTGCATATTCGGTGGGATCAGTGCGCAATCAGGTTGTGCATATGGCGAATGTGGATGAAACGTGGTTCCGGCAGCTACATAACCTTGATTTCATCAATTGGCGTGAGCCGAGTGCGTTCGATGACCGCGACAAACTGCGCGCCGAGTGGGATCAGATCGAGCAGATGATGCGCGGCTATCTGGCCGATTTGCGCGACGATATGCTGTTCACAAAACCGTTCCCTGACCATGACGAAGACAAGGACCTGATCCTATGGCAGGTGCTGCTGCATGTGGTCAATCACGGCACGGACCATCGGGCACAGCTACTGAGGCTGCTGAACGACCTGGGCGTCAAGACAGTGCCACAGGATTACGTCTTTTACGCGTACGATCATCCCTGATTCACCATCGACAAGGCCCTATCCACTCATCATTAAATTTATCAAGCATTCAAAAGTGAGGTACCACATGATTTCTAAGATTGATGCAACGGTATTAATTGTGAAGGATTTAGAGGCGTGCAGGGCTTTTTATGGCGATACGCTGGGGCTAGAAGTCGCTTTTACGGATGATGTTTCCACAGGGTACAAAATGCAAGGGCACGACTTCCTGGTACTGCAAGAAACAGCCGCGGCAGAAATGATGAGCGCGGAGGTAGTCGGCATCGGCAAAGCAGGCAGCCACAGGGTGCTGTTATGTGCGGAAGTGGCAGATGTTGATGCAGTTTATCAAACGCTGCTCGACAAAGGCGTTAACGGCCTGAAGGGCCCTAAAGATCAGGCATGGGGCCGCCGGACAGCCTACTTCGCGGACCCAGAAGGCAATCTGTGGGAGCTTTTCCAGCATTTGTCCGATTAGCTATGCCTTACAAGCCCATCACACCCTGGGCGATAGCCTGATAGGCTTCATGCGCCAGCGTCAGCCGCATTTCATCCTGGAGTGCGGCCCTGGCGCGCTGATAGGCGCTCCGGCATTGGTCAATAGCAGCCTGGGTGTTCCCTTCCGCAGCGAGCAATAAGCCCAGGTTAAAATCAATCGTCGGATCATCCGGGTAAATGGCCTTTGCCGCCAGATAATAATCGCGAGCCGCATCCGTCTGGCCCATTCGACGGTAACACTCCGCGCGAGCCAACACCACACGCCCACCGATAGCCCGCACATGATCGCTCTCGCCCAATTCGTTTAGTTGAGCCAGTACCAGCCCATAGCGCGCTGAGGCGAGCACATCGTTTCCTAGCATCACCAGAATATCCGCTTCCCACTGCAACCAGCGCCAGTTGCGCGCCTGTGACCGGACAACATCCAAAGCCGCCTCTAAATTGCCATGGGCGATCTCTAGCTGGACGAGCCGCTCAGTCGTGCGCTCATCATCTGGCTGGTGCTGAAGTGCTGTCTGCATCATCTCTACTGCTTGTGTCAGTTCGCCCTGCCGTTCCAGAATGATCGAGCGCTGCACCCAATCATCAGCGGTTGGTATGGTGATATGCTCCAGGTCAGCCAATGCCCGTTTGAGATGTTCCGGCGTACCCAACCGCAGCAAAACTGCTGCCCGCATCCGCAGCACAGCATCATCAGCCGGGTGCACAGCGAGATGGTCATCCAGGGCAGCCAGTGCGTCGTCGAGTTCGCCCGTTTTCATGAAGGCTTCTGCGAGTTGTAGGGGCGTATAGGGCATATGGGCAGCTCCTGAAGTACACGTTCATGGAAGGATGCCTTATGATACACAAAAGCCCGACGAAAGGCCGGGCTAAACCGCTTACTGGCGCGGATGATTATTTAAATAGAGGGTGAAATCCAGGTCACCCGGTGAATAGCCAAAGTTCGTCAGCATCGCAGCGCACTCGCTGCGGTGCTGCATACCATGATTGACAACATGCCATAAGCAATGCCACAGAACCCGCTCACGGGGGACATCACCTTGATAACGAATGACCGTCTCCATGTCCTCATCCGTAAGGCTATCCAGATAAGCTTGCATATCGCTTTCTTCGGCAGTCCAACGCGCCCGAATGGCTGCAACATCCGGGAAATCTTCGTTCTTTAGCACAGGCGTAGGAAAACCTTTTTGGATAAGTATACGCCAGCCAAATTCAGTATCCATATTATGGACAAGGGTTCCGCCCAGGCTGCCCCAACTCACTGACTGTGGCATCCATAACTGTTCCAGCGTGACCTGCTCCGCCATATCCAGAATGAGGTGATTAGCCCAAACGTTGTAATCAAACATCAGCTTTATGTCGTCGATTTTCATCAGCACCCATCCCATCATGAACCCTATAAGTCCTGCTTATTATAACACGCCCTGGAACATATGTTCACTAGCGCGCAGCACTATAACGACAAAAGCCCGGCCATAGACCGGGCTTTGTGACATAAAAATGGAAAAAGGATGTAAGTGTTAAAAATCAAAGGCTTTAAGTGTGCAGGCAATAAGTATCAAGGTGATCACGCAGCTAAATGATCGCTTGCATTGCCGCCTGGGCAAGCAAGCCATGATTCTGCATAAAATGCGTCAGGCGCTCCAGAGCGCGTTCGATATTCTCCATGCTGGAGGCATAACTCGCCCGGACGAAGCCGCTGCCACTCTGACCAAAGGCACTCCCTGGGATGACAGCCAAACGTTCTTCCAGCAAGAGGCGCTCACAAAATT
The Phototrophicus methaneseepsis DNA segment above includes these coding regions:
- the gatB gene encoding Asp-tRNA(Asn)/Glu-tRNA(Gln) amidotransferase subunit GatB, encoding MSEWMTIVGLEVHAEMLTETKMFSACPVVDSVTAPPNTAVDPLSLGMPGTLPVINMKAMDMGMMVGLALNCEIPAFNQFARKNYFYPDLPKGYQISQYEHPLATNGYLDIELEDGTTKRIGVTRAHMEEDTGKLTHISGGSLVDYNRAGVPLLEIVSEPDIRSSAEAEAYARKLRAILQYLGVNHGDMSKGVLRFEANVSVMHKDDTEFRTRTEIKNLNSIRSMVRAIDKEVKRQIKLWESGEGVKQATLGWDENAGKIIIQRYKERPDEYRYFPEPDLPIVEVSREWVARIRATLPELPDAKRARYIEELGITPYDAHVLTLEQSVAKYFDDVVAAGADAKAAANWMTGDLFRVLNEANVDRDNINETPLTASHFAGLIKVVDDGIINAATARKDVLPLMLESGQDANTIVQEKGLAQISDPTLIADKVQEAIDGNADMVAKYLDGNEKVINALFGRTMGALKGKGDPAVVRQVLLEKLQAMKA
- a CDS encoding DinB family protein, with product MKIDDIKLMFDYNVWANHLILDMAEQVTLEQLWMPQSVSWGSLGGTLVHNMDTEFGWRILIQKGFPTPVLKNEDFPDVAAIRARWTAEESDMQAYLDSLTDEDMETVIRYQGDVPRERVLWHCLWHVVNHGMQHRSECAAMLTNFGYSPGDLDFTLYLNNHPRQ
- a CDS encoding DinB family protein, with translation MNADAFRHFYNYHFGMNRYIWNTFIMPLPQEQYVQEVAYSVGSVRNQVVHMANVDETWFRQLHNLDFINWREPSAFDDRDKLRAEWDQIEQMMRGYLADLRDDMLFTKPFPDHDEDKDLILWQVLLHVVNHGTDHRAQLLRLLNDLGVKTVPQDYVFYAYDHP
- a CDS encoding tetratricopeptide repeat protein — translated: MPYTPLQLAEAFMKTGELDDALAALDDHLAVHPADDAVLRMRAAVLLRLGTPEHLKRALADLEHITIPTADDWVQRSIILERQGELTQAVEMMQTALQHQPDDERTTERLVQLEIAHGNLEAALDVVRSQARNWRWLQWEADILVMLGNDVLASARYGLVLAQLNELGESDHVRAIGGRVVLARAECYRRMGQTDAARDYYLAAKAIYPDDPTIDFNLGLLLAAEGNTQAAIDQCRSAYQRARAALQDEMRLTLAHEAYQAIAQGVMGL
- a CDS encoding VOC family protein; this translates as MISKIDATVLIVKDLEACRAFYGDTLGLEVAFTDDVSTGYKMQGHDFLVLQETAAAEMMSAEVVGIGKAGSHRVLLCAEVADVDAVYQTLLDKGVNGLKGPKDQAWGRRTAYFADPEGNLWELFQHLSD